The following are from one region of the Neorhodopirellula lusitana genome:
- a CDS encoding glycoside hydrolase family protein codes for MPARTIRLVLSLCISIGFNALVSADELLLADRLEYRGVAVEDPAMTTWGSSPLKDDQGVYHLFVARWPSSLKVNPGWRSHSEIAHFCAPSPTGPFQFQEVALAGTHKDGNWEKFAPHNPLIKKFGDTYALIYIARMNPKANNTQRIGLATSSSLSGPWHRRDEPLLSPSIVEGENWTFGSGVGVNNPAMLQMPDGRFFLYFKAKKKSGGAAKMGLAIADHLEGPYVIQKDPVTDNQASVEDGYVFLGSDQRVHFITTDNHGILQKGGGLHWVSDDGLKFRSPTQAYYPLDHYIKKADYPNAKTIYGPGIWKCERPQILVENGEPKWLYAPSGISLDGDPATESHVFEIK; via the coding sequence TTGCCCGCTCGAACGATCCGTTTAGTTCTTTCTCTCTGCATCAGCATCGGTTTCAATGCGCTCGTTTCGGCTGACGAATTACTGCTCGCGGATCGGCTTGAGTATCGAGGCGTCGCGGTCGAGGATCCGGCCATGACAACATGGGGATCGAGCCCATTGAAAGATGACCAGGGCGTTTACCATTTGTTTGTTGCACGTTGGCCGAGTTCGTTGAAAGTGAATCCGGGCTGGAGATCCCATTCCGAGATCGCTCACTTTTGCGCACCATCACCGACGGGACCGTTCCAGTTTCAGGAAGTCGCGTTAGCGGGGACGCACAAGGACGGCAATTGGGAAAAGTTTGCTCCCCACAATCCGCTGATCAAGAAGTTCGGTGACACTTACGCACTGATTTACATCGCGCGCATGAACCCCAAGGCGAACAACACTCAGCGAATTGGCTTGGCCACTTCATCGTCACTCTCCGGGCCATGGCATCGACGCGACGAACCACTTCTCTCGCCGTCGATTGTGGAGGGTGAGAACTGGACGTTTGGTTCGGGGGTCGGCGTCAACAATCCCGCCATGTTGCAGATGCCTGACGGTCGTTTTTTCCTCTACTTCAAAGCCAAGAAGAAATCGGGCGGTGCCGCCAAGATGGGGCTCGCCATTGCAGATCACTTGGAAGGTCCGTACGTGATTCAAAAGGACCCGGTCACCGACAACCAAGCCAGTGTGGAAGACGGCTATGTCTTCTTGGGCTCGGACCAGAGGGTCCATTTCATCACCACCGACAATCACGGTATCCTTCAGAAAGGCGGCGGGTTGCACTGGGTGTCGGATGACGGGCTGAAGTTCCGATCGCCTACCCAGGCGTATTACCCACTGGATCATTACATTAAAAAGGCAGATTACCCCAACGCGAAAACCATCTACGGCCCAGGAATTTGGAAGTGCGAGCGGCCGCAGATCCTAGTTGAGAATGGTGAACCGAAATGGCTCTATGCTCCGTCAGGGATATCGCTCGATGGCGACCCTGCCACCGAATCACATGTCTTTGAGATCAAGTAG
- a CDS encoding sulfatase-like hydrolase/transferase produces MKFLSIALLSCPLFAIGLIQSTTAAQPPNAIIFHVDDLGWQDVQIDDVDDPCPYETQNLVKLSEAGMMFTQAYSPTPTCSPSHAGIITGQHPAKIKLTHVDLGNVPTERATERLVAPYLQSHLDLDLLTLADAMKQNGYRTGHVGKWHVGLTASSFGFDFVNPTRGIHRGMGDRTKDFATADDKTYPLSKQKYPPLSPKKPNGISYPFDELTQSAIEFIDDSNEEPFFLNLCHRMVHWPVLTRNGELLEHDCDKFG; encoded by the coding sequence ATGAAGTTCTTATCGATCGCATTATTGTCCTGCCCGCTATTTGCAATCGGACTGATCCAATCAACGACAGCCGCACAGCCGCCCAACGCAATCATTTTTCACGTCGACGACCTCGGTTGGCAGGATGTTCAGATCGACGATGTTGACGATCCTTGTCCCTATGAGACCCAGAACTTGGTAAAGCTATCGGAGGCGGGAATGATGTTCACTCAGGCGTACTCACCGACTCCCACATGCTCTCCTTCACATGCTGGCATCATCACGGGACAGCATCCCGCAAAAATCAAACTCACGCACGTTGACCTTGGCAACGTTCCAACCGAGCGTGCGACGGAACGATTGGTGGCTCCTTACCTGCAATCGCATCTGGACTTGGATTTACTGACGTTAGCTGATGCCATGAAGCAAAACGGTTATCGAACTGGCCATGTCGGCAAGTGGCACGTCGGTCTGACCGCGTCCAGCTTCGGCTTCGATTTTGTGAACCCAACCCGTGGTATTCATCGGGGGATGGGCGACCGCACCAAGGACTTCGCCACCGCCGACGACAAAACCTATCCGCTCAGCAAACAGAAATACCCGCCGCTAAGCCCGAAGAAGCCTAATGGAATTTCGTATCCCTTCGACGAACTAACGCAGTCCGCGATCGAATTCATTGACGACAGCAACGAGGAACCATTCTTTCTGAACCTATGCCACCGGATGGTTCACTGGCCCGTGCTGACGCGTAACGGGGAACTGCTCGAACATGACTGCGACAAGTTTGGTTAG
- a CDS encoding sulfatase-like hydrolase/transferase, which produces MKTTLLLIIIGFAVVTDSVHAAEQVPGPQRRANPSTPSKSRTPAKPNVIFIKTDDQRLDSLSMTGHPVTKTPNIDQLAADGVFFSNAFITSPICGPSRSNFFTGQWERKNRQGFYHVSKNHIPHHVFDQSWIMQLKSAGYFTGYIGKHHATIGPAKERNRYMKENIDFCYMKGGHLGFDLMKHKEFQNLKQSSQIEGLYEATEVFMRPEKDKDYFFDNAHESVSDFLNRRDHGKPFALSLNVNLPHASSIGGMGAKDTDPEMYRTLYNDAQDDFVFPDGYPAIKVPLPEKVFRQDELMRYYRTTNPAALLNKKTKMARAVTAIDMMIGKLRKQLEEMGIAENTIIVFASDHGLLLGEHGLGGKTFLYDECVRIPMIFYSPYFSTKQRGTTVDELVVGQDLPATILQMCGIAVPDSYQGKSMLPLMEGKSVQWRKEVFCENLFTDQGYPRMEAVRSDEWKYIRYFSKENDRMKYLPDASIDGEQPVYEELFHVKDDPKEQINLASNPEFAAVLATYRNRCQELVTELAK; this is translated from the coding sequence ATGAAAACAACACTATTGCTAATCATCATCGGCTTCGCGGTTGTTACCGATTCGGTGCACGCTGCGGAGCAGGTTCCTGGCCCCCAGAGGCGAGCAAATCCCAGTACGCCATCAAAGTCCCGTACGCCAGCCAAGCCCAACGTCATCTTTATTAAGACGGATGACCAGCGACTCGACTCGCTTAGCATGACGGGGCATCCGGTAACGAAGACGCCCAACATTGACCAATTGGCCGCGGATGGGGTTTTCTTCAGCAACGCGTTCATCACCAGCCCGATCTGCGGGCCAAGTCGCAGTAACTTCTTTACCGGCCAATGGGAGCGAAAGAACCGACAGGGGTTCTACCACGTTTCCAAGAACCACATTCCCCATCATGTGTTTGACCAAAGCTGGATCATGCAACTGAAGTCAGCCGGATATTTCACGGGCTACATCGGAAAGCATCATGCGACGATTGGACCGGCGAAAGAACGCAATCGCTACATGAAAGAGAACATCGATTTCTGCTATATGAAAGGCGGCCATCTTGGTTTTGATTTGATGAAGCACAAGGAGTTCCAAAACCTCAAACAGAGTTCCCAGATCGAAGGACTCTACGAGGCGACGGAGGTATTCATGCGACCTGAAAAAGACAAGGACTACTTCTTCGACAATGCCCACGAATCCGTCTCCGATTTTCTGAACCGTCGAGATCACGGAAAGCCGTTTGCACTCTCACTGAACGTCAACTTGCCTCATGCTTCCAGCATTGGTGGCATGGGAGCGAAAGACACCGACCCCGAGATGTACCGTACGCTCTACAATGATGCGCAAGACGACTTCGTCTTTCCCGATGGATATCCGGCCATCAAAGTGCCATTGCCGGAAAAGGTTTTTCGCCAAGACGAGTTGATGCGGTACTACCGCACAACGAACCCGGCAGCGTTATTAAACAAGAAGACCAAGATGGCCCGCGCTGTCACGGCAATCGACATGATGATCGGTAAGCTACGAAAGCAATTGGAGGAAATGGGAATTGCTGAAAACACGATCATTGTCTTTGCTTCCGATCACGGCCTACTACTCGGTGAGCACGGACTGGGTGGAAAGACCTTTCTGTATGACGAGTGTGTCCGCATTCCGATGATCTTCTACTCCCCCTACTTTTCAACAAAACAGCGGGGAACCACGGTGGATGAATTGGTCGTCGGTCAAGACTTGCCGGCCACGATTTTGCAAATGTGCGGAATAGCCGTGCCAGATTCCTATCAAGGCAAGAGCATGCTTCCGCTGATGGAAGGCAAATCGGTCCAATGGCGCAAAGAAGTCTTTTGTGAGAACCTATTCACCGACCAGGGCTATCCGCGAATGGAAGCGGTGCGTAGCGACGAATGGAAGTACATTCGCTACTTCTCGAAAGAGAACGATCGGATGAAGTATCTGCCCGACGCGTCGATCGATGGAGAGCAGCCCGTTTATGAAGAGCTATTCCATGTCAAGGACGATCCCAAGGAGCAGATTAACCTAGCCTCCAACCCAGAGTTCGCAGCAGTGCTTGCAACGTATCGCAATCGCTGTCAGGAACTTGTGACCGAGTTAGCAAAATAA
- a CDS encoding sulfatase family protein, which produces MNKTITTIAVCLMAVLNLADASAAKPNIVLILCDDLGYGDVQCLNPENGKIATPSVDQLAAEGMIFTDAHSGSSVCTPTRYGLLTGRYSWRTKLQSGVVQGFAPNLIAEDRPTIASFLKSQGYHTGIIGKWHLNFQYVDPDSGTTLNKKSSKKGLAPVGSTIPDGPIHRGFDFFHGFHHARDMKGVIENDKVIEHDEEINMLPRLTREAVRYIDTHANDTDQSPFFLYVPFGSPHTPIVPSKEWQGRSGLGPYADFVMQTDAGVGAITAALTRNGVDDNTLIIFSSDNGCSKAARIPQLAKKGHIVSAGYRGSKADLWDGGHRVPFIVRWPGKVAARSTCDQTICLTDFFATFAELTGEPLPAGSAEDSVSFLPALSGNPIVSTREGVIHHSISGHFGYRQGKWKLLLAKGSGGWSDPNEKAASKAGAPSMQLYDMDSDPGETTNLYTTHPEVVTRLLAQLQSDVTHGRSTEGLESKNDHEDIRLWKSGR; this is translated from the coding sequence ATGAACAAAACAATCACGACCATTGCCGTTTGCCTGATGGCAGTCTTGAACCTAGCCGATGCGTCGGCAGCCAAACCGAACATCGTATTGATCCTGTGCGATGACCTTGGCTATGGCGATGTGCAATGCTTGAACCCTGAAAACGGAAAGATCGCAACGCCGTCAGTGGACCAGCTCGCTGCCGAAGGAATGATTTTTACCGACGCCCATTCAGGCTCATCCGTCTGCACGCCAACTCGATACGGCTTGTTAACAGGACGTTACAGCTGGCGGACGAAGCTGCAAAGCGGAGTCGTTCAAGGATTTGCACCCAATCTGATTGCAGAAGACCGACCAACCATAGCCAGCTTCCTGAAATCCCAGGGCTACCACACCGGCATCATCGGCAAGTGGCATTTGAATTTTCAATATGTCGATCCTGATTCAGGAACAACGTTGAATAAGAAAAGTAGCAAGAAGGGCTTGGCTCCCGTCGGCAGCACCATTCCTGATGGCCCCATCCATCGAGGCTTCGACTTCTTTCATGGATTCCATCATGCAAGAGACATGAAGGGTGTGATCGAAAACGACAAAGTAATTGAGCATGATGAGGAGATCAACATGCTGCCGCGTTTGACCCGTGAAGCGGTTCGGTACATCGACACCCACGCCAACGACACGGACCAATCACCCTTCTTTCTCTACGTTCCCTTTGGTTCTCCACACACTCCGATTGTGCCCTCCAAGGAGTGGCAGGGCAGAAGTGGACTCGGCCCGTACGCGGACTTCGTGATGCAAACCGACGCCGGAGTCGGAGCAATCACCGCAGCCCTAACCAGGAACGGTGTCGACGATAACACGCTCATTATTTTCAGCAGTGACAACGGATGTTCCAAAGCGGCTCGCATTCCTCAACTCGCGAAAAAGGGACACATCGTCAGCGCCGGGTATCGTGGTTCAAAAGCCGATTTGTGGGATGGAGGGCATCGCGTTCCGTTCATCGTGCGCTGGCCTGGCAAAGTCGCCGCACGTTCGACTTGCGATCAGACGATTTGCCTGACCGATTTCTTTGCGACATTTGCGGAGCTAACGGGTGAGCCGCTACCCGCGGGTAGCGCCGAAGACAGCGTTAGCTTTCTACCTGCTTTGAGCGGCAACCCGATTGTTTCAACGCGGGAAGGTGTCATCCATCACTCCATCAGCGGGCACTTTGGGTATCGCCAGGGAAAATGGAAACTCTTGTTAGCGAAAGGATCAGGCGGGTGGTCCGATCCAAATGAAAAAGCCGCGAGCAAGGCGGGGGCTCCGTCGATGCAGCTTTACGACATGGATAGTGATCCAGGCGAAACGACGAATCTTTACACGACACACCCTGAAGTCGTGACAAGACTGCTCGCACAGCTCCAATCCGATGTTACCCATGGCCGCAGCACCGAGGGATTGGAATCCAAAAATGATCACGAAGACATTCGGCTTTGGAAAAGCGGAAGATAG
- a CDS encoding alpha/beta hydrolase fold domain-containing protein — MNAHFSNKLRLIFVFTLVGSTALAGKTAAADESIVIDDKDYPQVYAAKKLQRFDKDGNGCIDEPESGRNWQRLKKLDTNQDNAVCLEELKQDTIQYLETGGERKLNIRYKQVDKKSLHLDLYYPTGKQFANCPVIFYTHGGGWAVGSKHGAAIASFAKVFKQATQEGFAIAAVNYRLWSKGGTSAMRDCVIDCKDAMRFLSKHCDELKVDPNRFFVMGDSAGGQIAQMLLLSSPESLPGDQDLAENSYKMVAGVSWYGPCDFEQTDLFNHDDREGFRDRFGPRILKPDTDPKDKLPLYREMSPVNYLTKGSPPLLMIQGDKDTTIPVKHAYRIQQQAKSLNAPVEILIIKNAGHNWRSVGADIDPSRNAIIERTIQFFVDHR, encoded by the coding sequence ATGAACGCACATTTCTCCAATAAACTCCGGCTTATCTTCGTGTTCACCTTGGTGGGCAGTACTGCATTGGCGGGCAAGACCGCTGCGGCAGACGAATCGATCGTGATTGACGACAAAGACTATCCCCAGGTCTATGCGGCGAAGAAACTGCAACGCTTCGACAAAGATGGCAACGGTTGCATTGATGAACCGGAGAGTGGGCGAAACTGGCAACGACTTAAAAAGCTCGACACGAATCAAGATAACGCTGTTTGTCTCGAGGAACTAAAACAAGACACGATCCAATATCTAGAAACGGGAGGTGAACGCAAACTCAACATTCGCTACAAGCAGGTTGACAAGAAAAGTTTGCACCTCGATCTCTATTATCCAACCGGCAAACAGTTCGCAAACTGCCCTGTTATATTTTACACGCATGGCGGCGGATGGGCTGTGGGAAGCAAGCATGGGGCTGCAATAGCGTCGTTCGCGAAGGTTTTCAAACAAGCAACTCAGGAAGGTTTTGCCATCGCTGCTGTCAATTACCGATTGTGGAGTAAAGGAGGAACCAGTGCGATGCGTGATTGCGTCATCGATTGCAAAGACGCCATGAGATTTCTGTCAAAGCATTGCGATGAATTGAAAGTAGACCCGAACCGGTTCTTTGTGATGGGGGATTCAGCCGGTGGGCAGATTGCTCAGATGCTGTTGCTGTCGTCGCCCGAAAGTCTGCCTGGCGATCAGGATCTTGCTGAGAACAGCTACAAAATGGTCGCCGGAGTTTCCTGGTATGGCCCCTGTGATTTCGAGCAAACAGATTTGTTTAATCACGATGATCGAGAAGGCTTTCGTGATCGCTTCGGACCAAGAATCCTGAAGCCCGATACAGATCCCAAAGACAAACTGCCGCTCTACCGGGAAATGAGTCCGGTGAACTACCTGACGAAAGGTAGCCCGCCGCTGCTGATGATTCAGGGAGACAAGGACACCACGATCCCCGTCAAGCACGCCTACCGCATCCAGCAACAAGCAAAGTCGTTGAACGCCCCCGTCGAGATTTTGATTATCAAGAACGCAGGACACAATTGGCGAAGCGTGGGCGCGGATATTGATCCTTCTCGAAACGCGATCATCGAACGAACGATTCAGTTCTTTGTAGACCATCGTTAG
- a CDS encoding arylsulfatase, with the protein MKIQSLAALVLASGLFTALTTTTLTTPAEAKSLAGSRPNIILVMTDDQGIGDLSCMGNDVVRTPHIDRFYQQATRFTDFQVSPTCAPTRAAIMSGRPPFKVGVTHTIQQRERMALDLVTLPQALQSAGYATGIFGKWHLGDDDAYLPGNRGFDEVLIHGAGGIGQVSLGDFPPNRGNAYFDNVLLHNDTIVQTEGFCTDLFFQAALAWIKKEDAAKQPYFTYVSLNAPHAPMNAPESYTKRFLELGLDEGTAGRYGMIENIDDNFGLLMQKLTEWNALENTLVVFMTDNGATHLSGKLDGKRFKLFNFDMKGGKNSPNEGGTHVPAFWYWKGVLGEGVDIDALAAHLDLYPTFTDLAGAELPETMQELDGRSLLPLLADPNADWADRNLFVHCGRWAAGRVDAAKFRNCAVRTERWRLVNNRQLYDISVDPGETQDVSASNPEVIDQLRKSYDQWWNSALPLMVNEGLPRLKKQPLHRRYEKQKEQQGIPNWKPAKI; encoded by the coding sequence ATGAAAATTCAATCGCTAGCTGCTCTGGTACTTGCATCCGGGCTTTTCACCGCCCTGACCACCACGACCCTCACCACCCCGGCCGAGGCAAAATCGCTCGCCGGGAGTCGCCCAAACATCATTCTGGTGATGACCGATGACCAAGGGATAGGCGACCTTTCCTGCATGGGAAACGACGTGGTGCGGACCCCACACATTGATCGTTTCTATCAACAAGCCACACGCTTCACTGACTTCCAGGTCAGTCCAACGTGCGCACCGACCCGTGCGGCGATCATGAGTGGTCGTCCTCCCTTCAAAGTCGGCGTGACGCATACAATTCAGCAGCGTGAGCGGATGGCATTGGATCTGGTGACTCTGCCACAGGCATTGCAAAGTGCGGGCTATGCGACTGGTATCTTCGGCAAGTGGCACCTCGGCGACGACGACGCGTATTTGCCAGGCAATCGCGGATTCGATGAGGTGCTGATTCACGGGGCCGGTGGTATCGGGCAGGTGAGCCTGGGTGATTTCCCACCCAATCGCGGAAACGCCTACTTCGATAATGTTTTGCTTCACAACGATACGATCGTGCAGACGGAAGGATTTTGTACGGACCTGTTTTTTCAAGCGGCGCTTGCCTGGATCAAAAAAGAAGATGCAGCGAAGCAACCGTACTTCACCTACGTATCACTGAACGCTCCTCACGCACCAATGAACGCTCCGGAGAGCTACACAAAGCGATTTTTGGAACTGGGTTTGGATGAAGGGACGGCCGGACGTTATGGCATGATCGAAAACATCGACGATAACTTCGGGCTGCTAATGCAAAAGCTGACCGAATGGAACGCATTGGAAAACACGCTGGTTGTTTTCATGACGGATAACGGCGCGACACACTTAAGTGGGAAGCTCGATGGCAAGCGATTCAAGCTGTTCAATTTCGACATGAAGGGTGGCAAGAACTCGCCCAACGAAGGCGGCACCCATGTACCAGCTTTCTGGTATTGGAAAGGCGTGCTAGGGGAGGGTGTCGATATTGATGCACTCGCCGCGCATCTCGATCTCTATCCAACGTTCACGGATTTGGCTGGCGCTGAACTGCCGGAAACCATGCAAGAACTGGATGGTCGCTCGCTTCTGCCCTTACTGGCAGACCCCAACGCCGATTGGGCGGATCGCAACCTCTTTGTTCATTGTGGTCGCTGGGCGGCGGGCAGAGTGGATGCGGCAAAGTTCCGAAATTGCGCGGTGCGCACCGAACGCTGGCGTCTTGTGAATAACAGGCAGCTCTATGATATTTCGGTAGATCCCGGAGAGACGCAAGACGTATCGGCATCCAATCCCGAAGTCATTGACCAACTACGCAAGTCCTATGATCAATGGTGGAATTCCGCGTTGCCGTTGATGGTCAATGAAGGACTGCCTCGATTGAAGAAACAGCCTTTGCATCGACGCTATGAGAAGCAGAAAGAGCAGCAAGGGATTCCTAATTGGAAGCCAGCGAAAATATAG
- a CDS encoding glycoside hydrolase family protein, with product MKRITSSTCIIIALVVFTCATAVTSTVVGQENPSRSWADRLEYVGIAVEEPGYHVWGSSPVIGPAGKTHLFVARWKIEEQFKAWLTHCEIARYVSDQPEGPFVFQEVVVKGSGKKGDWDFQSPHNPSIQKVGQRYVLSYIANAGGTKQECVASQRIGMMIADSPEGPWKKVGDNGMILAPPTDPSVWSYQSSVGVNNPALLEHPDGRFFLYYKALKKGDVRRMGVAVADQVEGPYVFNPEPLTSNKTTIEDGYAFVENEKVYLLTTSNRDGTGFLWASDDGVHFAEPILGYDKMDRYLSPQLLSKAVVFRGKKFERPQVLMQDGHPTYLYVASGANVNGGKGTHSCLFRIKRPESSDPILK from the coding sequence ATGAAACGAATCACATCAAGCACTTGCATCATCATCGCATTAGTGGTTTTCACTTGTGCGACAGCAGTGACTTCCACCGTAGTTGGGCAGGAAAATCCGAGCCGATCCTGGGCTGATCGCCTGGAGTATGTCGGGATTGCAGTTGAGGAACCGGGCTACCATGTTTGGGGGTCGAGTCCCGTGATCGGCCCAGCCGGAAAGACACACCTTTTCGTTGCTCGTTGGAAGATCGAGGAGCAGTTTAAGGCTTGGTTGACCCACTGCGAAATCGCCCGCTACGTGAGTGATCAGCCCGAAGGACCGTTTGTGTTTCAGGAGGTCGTCGTCAAGGGAAGCGGCAAAAAAGGGGACTGGGATTTTCAGTCACCGCACAATCCTAGTATTCAAAAAGTGGGGCAGCGATATGTACTGTCCTATATCGCCAATGCTGGTGGAACCAAGCAGGAATGTGTCGCTTCGCAGCGGATCGGAATGATGATTGCCGACAGCCCAGAGGGGCCGTGGAAGAAGGTTGGAGACAATGGGATGATCCTTGCTCCTCCGACAGACCCTTCCGTCTGGAGTTACCAGTCGTCGGTCGGAGTCAATAACCCCGCTCTCCTGGAGCATCCTGATGGACGCTTTTTTCTTTATTACAAAGCCTTGAAAAAGGGCGATGTGCGGCGAATGGGCGTTGCTGTTGCAGATCAGGTTGAAGGACCGTACGTCTTTAACCCAGAACCGCTCACCAGTAACAAGACAACCATCGAAGACGGTTATGCCTTCGTTGAAAACGAAAAAGTGTATCTGTTAACCACTAGCAATCGAGATGGCACCGGCTTCCTTTGGGCGTCGGATGATGGCGTTCATTTTGCCGAACCGATTTTGGGTTACGACAAAATGGATCGCTATCTAAGTCCGCAACTGCTTTCAAAAGCAGTGGTTTTTCGTGGTAAGAAGTTCGAACGTCCCCAGGTGCTGATGCAAGACGGGCACCCCACCTACCTCTACGTTGCCTCCGGTGCCAATGTAAACGGAGGAAAGGGCACCCACTCCTGCCTGTTCCGCATCAAAAGACCGGAGTCGTCAGATCCAATCCTAAAGTAG
- a CDS encoding fumarate hydratase, whose amino-acid sequence MATIEQAHLIDSIADSLQFMSYYHPLDFIKAVNEAYEREESAAAKSAMAQILINSRMCAQGRRPICQDTGIVTVFVNVGMDVKWECEMSVTDMINEGVRRAYLHPDNVLRASILADPAGARKNTGDNTPAVIHYDVVPGDKVEVFIAAKGGGSENKAKLAMLNPSDSIVDWVLETVPKMGAGWCPPGMLGIGIGGTAEKAAVLAKRSLMEPVDIHELRERGPSNRVEELRLELMEKVNQLGIGAQGLGGLTTVLDVKILDHPTHAASKPVAMIPNCAATRHVHFVLDGSGAATFSPPSIDDWPDITWDPGSDALRVDLETVTAEEIKTWKPGQTILLNGKLLTGRDAAHQRMTEMLDRGESLPVDLKGRFIYYVGPVKPVRDEVVGPAGPTTSTRMDKFTRQMLAETGLAGMVGKAERGDVAIDAIKEFGSVYLMAVGGAAYLVSKAIKHSRVVAFEELGMEAIYEFDVKDMPVTVAVDSQGVSVHRTGPKQWKELIQLKSPN is encoded by the coding sequence ATGGCCACCATTGAACAAGCTCATCTGATCGACAGCATTGCTGATAGTTTGCAGTTCATGTCCTACTATCATCCGCTGGATTTCATCAAGGCGGTCAATGAGGCGTACGAGCGAGAAGAATCGGCAGCCGCTAAGTCCGCGATGGCACAGATCCTGATTAATTCACGCATGTGTGCACAGGGTCGACGACCTATTTGCCAAGACACCGGCATTGTGACCGTGTTTGTGAATGTCGGCATGGATGTCAAATGGGAATGCGAAATGTCGGTCACCGACATGATCAATGAAGGCGTTCGCCGAGCCTACTTGCATCCAGACAATGTTTTGCGTGCATCGATTTTGGCCGACCCTGCCGGTGCGAGAAAAAATACCGGTGATAACACTCCCGCGGTCATTCACTACGATGTTGTTCCTGGCGACAAAGTGGAAGTGTTCATCGCGGCTAAGGGTGGCGGGTCCGAGAACAAGGCAAAACTTGCGATGTTGAATCCGTCGGACAGCATTGTCGATTGGGTATTAGAAACGGTGCCAAAAATGGGTGCTGGTTGGTGCCCGCCTGGCATGTTGGGAATCGGGATTGGCGGAACAGCAGAAAAGGCGGCAGTGCTTGCCAAGCGTTCGCTGATGGAACCGGTTGATATTCACGAACTTCGTGAACGTGGACCTAGCAATCGAGTCGAAGAGCTTCGGCTAGAGCTGATGGAAAAGGTCAATCAACTTGGAATCGGAGCACAAGGTCTTGGCGGATTGACCACGGTGTTGGACGTCAAGATTTTGGACCACCCAACTCACGCAGCATCGAAGCCAGTGGCGATGATTCCGAACTGTGCAGCGACGCGCCATGTTCATTTTGTGCTGGATGGTTCCGGCGCAGCGACCTTCAGTCCGCCAAGCATTGACGATTGGCCGGACATCACCTGGGATCCGGGTTCCGATGCGCTGCGTGTTGATCTGGAGACAGTGACGGCGGAAGAGATCAAGACTTGGAAGCCTGGCCAGACCATCCTGTTAAACGGCAAGCTGTTGACCGGTCGTGACGCTGCTCATCAACGCATGACCGAAATGCTGGACCGTGGCGAGTCGCTGCCTGTCGATTTGAAGGGCCGCTTCATTTACTACGTTGGTCCAGTGAAGCCCGTTCGTGACGAAGTCGTTGGACCAGCTGGGCCGACCACGTCCACGCGGATGGATAAATTCACCCGGCAAATGTTGGCCGAAACTGGTTTGGCCGGAATGGTGGGCAAGGCGGAACGCGGCGACGTGGCGATCGACGCGATTAAGGAATTTGGTTCGGTTTACCTGATGGCCGTCGGTGGTGCCGCCTACTTAGTTTCCAAGGCAATCAAGCATTCGCGAGTGGTCGCATTCGAAGAACTCGGCATGGAAGCGATCTACGAATTCGATGTGAAAGACATGCCCGTCACAGTCGCCGTCGATAGCCAAGGCGTTTCGGTGCACCGCACCGGACCCAAGCAGTGGAAAGAACTGATCCAGCTAAAATCGCCCAACTAG
- the mce gene encoding methylmalonyl-CoA epimerase: MTPVRSLNHIGIAVRSLDEQKTFYGETLGAEYEGTEDVPSQKVKVAFYKLNDVRLELLEPTDPESPIAKFIEKRGEGMHHMAFTVDDLQARIDELKSEGLRMIDQTPRPGAHHMQIAFIHPKSSGGVLTELCQPPQ, encoded by the coding sequence ATGACACCGGTTAGATCACTTAATCACATTGGCATCGCTGTTCGTTCGCTTGACGAACAAAAGACGTTCTACGGCGAAACATTGGGTGCCGAGTATGAGGGCACCGAGGACGTACCGTCACAGAAAGTGAAAGTTGCTTTCTACAAATTGAACGACGTCCGATTGGAGTTGCTGGAACCAACGGACCCGGAAAGCCCCATTGCCAAGTTCATCGAAAAACGCGGTGAAGGGATGCATCACATGGCATTCACCGTTGACGACTTGCAAGCCCGAATTGACGAGTTGAAGAGTGAAGGTTTGCGAATGATTGACCAAACTCCCCGACCTGGGGCACACCATATGCAGATTGCGTTCATTCATCCCAAGAGTAGCGGCGGCGTACTCACCGAACTCTGCCAGCCTCCCCAATGA